In the Paenibacillus sp. genome, TATTAACCGAAACGTACGATATACCGACGATTAAGCTGCCTTCAGGAGAGATTACCAATCCTCTTCTTTTATATCGTACCGCGAGAACCGGCAAACCGATCATTTTGTCCACGGGCATGAGCACGCTCGGCGAAATCGAAACGGCGCTTTCGGTAATCGCGTTCGGTTATGTTGCCGCGGACGAGAAGCCTTCGCGCGATAAAATTCTCCGGGCATATGCCAGCGAGGCGGGGCAGCGCGCGCTGCGCGACAACGTAACTTTGCTCCATTGCACGACGGAATACCCCGCGCCGCTGGATGAAGTGAATCTGAATGTCATGGATACGTTAAAGCGGGCGTTCAACCTCAAGGTCGGATACTCCGATCATACGCAGGGTATCGCCATTCCGGTCGCCGCGGCGGCCAAAGGGGCGGCGGTCATCGAAAAGCACTTCACGTTGGATCGCGGCATGCCGGGGCCTGATCATCAAGCTTCGCTCGAACCGATGGAACTGAAGCAAATGGTTTCGGCCATTCGAGATGTGGAGAAGGCGCTCGGAAACCCGATCAAACATCCGACGGCTTCGGAAATCAACAATAAATTGGTCGTGCGGAAAAGCTTGGTCGCCATACGCGCGATTCGCAAGGGCGAGCCGTTCTCCGAAGAGAATCTCGCGATCAAGCGGCCCGGAACCGGCAGATCCCCCATGGAGTATTGGGAGATGCTTGGTCAGCCTGCCGATAGAGACTACGAACGGGACGAGCCTGTGCAATGACCGACAAGCCGATTATTTTGCTTGGCGGAGGCGGGCATGCGAAGGTGCTGCTCGATGTGTTGAAGCGTTCCGGCCGAACGGTGATCGGATTTACGGATCCCGAACGAACCGAGCTTACGGGAGCTCCTTATTTAGGTGACGACAAGGCGGTGCTCCAATTTGATTCCAATGCGGTCCTGCTGGTTAACGGGCTGGGCAGTACTGTATCGACGGAGCGTAGAGCGTCGTTATATCGCAAGCTGCACGATGCCGGTTACCGGTTCGCCGCGGCAGTGCACCCGTCCGCAGTCATCGCCGAAGATGTCGTCCTTGGCGACGGAGTTCAAATTATGGCGGGGGCTGTCATTCAGCCGGGTTGTCGGTTGGGGGCCAACGTGATCGTAAATACTCGAGCCTCGGTTGACCATGACTGTACGGTCGGGAACCATGTACACATTGCGCCGGGGGCTATTCTCTCGGGCGGCATCCATATCGGCGATGCAGTACATGTAGGCACGGGGGCTGTCATAATTCAAAACATTCGGATCGGAGCCGGCAGTTTGGTCGGAGCCGGGGCAGTGGTCGTCAAAGATGTGTCGGAAAGAACGAAGGTGCTGGGAGTACCCGCGAGGGAGGTCAACTGAATGAATTCATGGGAGAAAGCCGCGGTATATCCGACTACCACGATTCTTGAAACGATCGAAGCGATCGACAAAAGCACGATGCAAATCGCGATCGTCATCGACGAAAATAAGAAACTATTAGGAACCGTAACCGACGGCGATATTCGGAGAGGCATTCTGCGCAACGTTCCTTTGCACGACCCGGTCGAACGCGTCATGAATGCTTCGCCGAAATACGCGAGCATTCACGAATCGCCGGGGACGATAACTTCGCTATTGAAGAATGCGAGGCTGAAGCACTTGCCGATCGTCGATGAAGAAATGCGCGTCATCGACGTGAAGAAGCTTGAAGATATACTGAAATTGGAGAAAAGAGATAATCCGGTCGTGTTAATGGCCGGCGGGCTAGGAACGAGGCTTCGTCCGTTGACCGAGCATTCGCCGAAGCCGCTGCTGAAGGTCGGGGAAAAACCGATTCTTCAGACGATTTTAGAGAGCTTCATTGACCATAGATTCTCAAATTTCTATATTTCCGTGAATTACAAAGCCGAGATGATTAAAGATTACTTTGGGGACGGTTCGGAGTGGGGGGTAAGCATCCGCTATATCGACGAGACGCAGCGGATGGGTACGGCCGGGGCGTTATCGTTGCTGCCCGAACCGCCGATGGAGCCGTTGATCGTGATGAACGGCGATTTATTGACGAAAGTAAACTTCGAGAATCTACTGGATTTTCATAACGAGCACCATTCCTTTGCGACGATGTGCGTGCGGGAATATAACTATCAAGTACCGTATGGGATCGTTAGATCCAATGGGCATGCGCTTGAAGCGATCGAGGAAAAGCCGGTGCATCAGTATTTCATTAATGCAGGGATCTATGTCTTGGCGCCCAGTGCGCTGGAAATGATACCGAGGAACCAGTTCTATGACATGCCGGATCTTTTTAAAGCGTTAATCGGACAAAACAAAACGACCAGCGTATTTCCGATTCGGGAATACTGGATGGATATTGGAAGAATGAGCGACTTCGAGCGCGCGAATATGGAATATACGCATTATTTCTAAGTGCTCATAACAATATTTGTATATTTCCGGAATATCTTTTTAAATGCTATTAAACCTGCGCCCGATATTGCCGAAATACTAGAATATAGATTCTTATGCGCGCGGAGGGATATCGTAATGAGCTTTGATTTTCAAGTTGGGGGCGCGGCTCCCGTATCGAAAATTGATCCTATATTGCCGGCGACTTCCGTCAAAGGGAGCGAACACACCCATACGGAAAAAATCAAGCATATCTACTCCACGAAGGAACTCAAGCGCGCCGAGATGCAAGGTGAAGAGGTTTCCGTAAGCGACGAACAATTGATAAAAGCCATCGAAAAAGCGATCAAAGCGATCCAAGGCAACAATACGTCCCTGGAGTTCGCAGTTCATAAAGAAACCAAACAAATTATGGTCAAAGTGCTCAACAAAGAGACGGGCGAGCTTATTCGTGAAGTGCCGCCGGAAAAAAACTTGGACTTCATCGCAAATATTTGGAAGATAGCCGGACTCTTCGTCGACGAGAAGCGATAAATTCACGTAAGGTGTGATTTTCCGATATGGTAACGAGAATTAACGGCTTTTCCTCCGGTTTGGATATAGACCAGCTCGTTAGACAGCTGATGACGGCGCAGCGGCTGCCGATGGACAAGCTCGTGCAGAAAAAGCAAACGCTGGAATGGCAGCGCGAGGACTTCCGTACGCTGAACAGCCAGATCATGGACTTCCGGAACGCCGCGTTCGACATGCGCTTGTCGTCGAGCTACTTAACCAGGAAGGCGTCTTCATCGAACGAGAACGCCGTCAGCGCTACCGCCGCGCCGGGAACGGTCGCAGGAAATTACACCGTGAAGGTCAACGCGCTTGCGAAAGCGGCCAGCATTTCGTCGGAAGGCCCTGTCGGGGCGACGTCGACGGCGGATACGCTGTCGTCCATCGGCATGGATTCGCCGGGGCCGACGGAGGTCACGATAACGGGCAAAACGGGATCGGTGTCGCTCGTGTTTAAGACGACGGACAAAATTTCGGACGTCATCAGCCGAATCAACGCCGTGTCGACGACGACGGGCGTCGTGGCGAGCTACGATACGACGCTCCAGCGATTCTTTTTCAAATCGTCGACGACCGGAGCGGATGCGACGGTGGATATTCGTTCGCCGGACTCCGATTTTCTCAGCGACGTTCTCCGATTGACACCGGAAAGAACCGGAAACGGCGGCTTGGTGACGGGATCCGTCGCGTTCGTTTCCGGCACGCCGGCGTCTCCGAGCACAACGAAGAAGATCAATGATTCTCTGACATCCGAGCAGACGCTTCGGATCACTTACAAAACAAAGACATACAACTTCAATATTACCAGCAGCACGTCCGTGGGGACGCTGATCAATCGAATCAACGCTTCGGGGTTAGGCAAAGAGGGCGTCTCCGCATACTTGGATAAAGACGGTCATTTCACGTTATTTAATCCGGATTCCAATGAGCAATTGGATATCCAAGATGCCACCAGCGACGGCGTCGACATTTTATCTTCGCTCGGGTTGACGGCGGGATCCACGGCCGGGACGCCGATCACTTATCACGAATACGACGGGGAAGGTCAGAATGCGTCGGTCGAGTTTAACGGCTTGACGCCTGCCGTCGAGTTCAGCTCGAATACGTTCACGATCAACGGCATCACGTTCACGGCCAAGGAGACGACGACGTCGGATGTGAATATCGCGGTCACGCAAGATGTCGATGCGGTTTTCGATAAAATTAAATCGTTCGTCGAGAAATATAATTCGATGTTAGACGCGATGAATAAGGAATTGAGCGAAGAGCGATTTCGCGACTTCCAGCCGCTGACCGACGAACAGCGGGAAGCGATGAACGAGGACGATATTAAAAAATGGGAAGAGAAGGCGCGCAGCGGCTTGCTGCGAAACGATAGCATTCTATCGGGCGCCGTCAATTCGTTCCGATACGGCATGGTGCGATCGGTCACGGGACTGCCGGCCGGTCATTTGCAGCAGATGTCGGAAATCGGCATCTCGACCGGGGCGTAC is a window encoding:
- the fliD gene encoding flagellar filament capping protein FliD, giving the protein MVTRINGFSSGLDIDQLVRQLMTAQRLPMDKLVQKKQTLEWQREDFRTLNSQIMDFRNAAFDMRLSSSYLTRKASSSNENAVSATAAPGTVAGNYTVKVNALAKAASISSEGPVGATSTADTLSSIGMDSPGPTEVTITGKTGSVSLVFKTTDKISDVISRINAVSTTTGVVASYDTTLQRFFFKSSTTGADATVDIRSPDSDFLSDVLRLTPERTGNGGLVTGSVAFVSGTPASPSTTKKINDSLTSEQTLRITYKTKTYNFNITSSTSVGTLINRINASGLGKEGVSAYLDKDGHFTLFNPDSNEQLDIQDATSDGVDILSSLGLTAGSTAGTPITYHEYDGEGQNASVEFNGLTPAVEFSSNTFTINGITFTAKETTTSDVNIAVTQDVDAVFDKIKSFVEKYNSMLDAMNKELSEERFRDFQPLTDEQREAMNEDDIKKWEEKARSGLLRNDSILSGAVNSFRYGMVRSVTGLPAGHLQQMSEIGISTGAYAYNEKGKLYIDEELLREAISDRPEEVLALFTADDNDSTSSEGDGLARRLHSIADSTIDMILQRAGTSTSSLDNYTIGRELYNVNTRITSWERRLVDMENRYYKQFTAMEQALAKLQAQSTNLMSQFGGTGG
- a CDS encoding flagellar protein FlaG produces the protein MSFDFQVGGAAPVSKIDPILPATSVKGSEHTHTEKIKHIYSTKELKRAEMQGEEVSVSDEQLIKAIEKAIKAIQGNNTSLEFAVHKETKQIMVKVLNKETGELIREVPPEKNLDFIANIWKIAGLFVDEKR
- a CDS encoding nucleotidyltransferase family protein; translated protein: MNSWEKAAVYPTTTILETIEAIDKSTMQIAIVIDENKKLLGTVTDGDIRRGILRNVPLHDPVERVMNASPKYASIHESPGTITSLLKNARLKHLPIVDEEMRVIDVKKLEDILKLEKRDNPVVLMAGGLGTRLRPLTEHSPKPLLKVGEKPILQTILESFIDHRFSNFYISVNYKAEMIKDYFGDGSEWGVSIRYIDETQRMGTAGALSLLPEPPMEPLIVMNGDLLTKVNFENLLDFHNEHHSFATMCVREYNYQVPYGIVRSNGHALEAIEEKPVHQYFINAGIYVLAPSALEMIPRNQFYDMPDLFKALIGQNKTTSVFPIREYWMDIGRMSDFERANMEYTHYF
- the neuB gene encoding N-acetylneuraminate synthase — encoded protein: MNRTYIIAEAGVNHNGSVELAVELIDAAVEAGADAVKFQTFKPELLVSAFAGKADYQKKLTDSEESQLDMLRKLQLPEESYPKLLERCRARGIHFLSTPFDLDSLSLLTETYDIPTIKLPSGEITNPLLLYRTARTGKPIILSTGMSTLGEIETALSVIAFGYVAADEKPSRDKILRAYASEAGQRALRDNVTLLHCTTEYPAPLDEVNLNVMDTLKRAFNLKVGYSDHTQGIAIPVAAAAKGAAVIEKHFTLDRGMPGPDHQASLEPMELKQMVSAIRDVEKALGNPIKHPTASEINNKLVVRKSLVAIRAIRKGEPFSEENLAIKRPGTGRSPMEYWEMLGQPADRDYERDEPVQ
- a CDS encoding acetyltransferase; amino-acid sequence: MTDKPIILLGGGGHAKVLLDVLKRSGRTVIGFTDPERTELTGAPYLGDDKAVLQFDSNAVLLVNGLGSTVSTERRASLYRKLHDAGYRFAAAVHPSAVIAEDVVLGDGVQIMAGAVIQPGCRLGANVIVNTRASVDHDCTVGNHVHIAPGAILSGGIHIGDAVHVGTGAVIIQNIRIGAGSLVGAGAVVVKDVSERTKVLGVPAREVN